The Leptospiraceae bacterium genome includes a window with the following:
- a CDS encoding SAM-dependent methyltransferase, translating to MWNQKFSQSVYEKDPYGRFSFGYPPESSADWGWIEHMYASLKDKGRMAVVIDTGAVSRGSGTSGRNRERDIRKVFVDNDLIEAVILLPENLFYNTTAPGVIIVINKNKISDRKSQILLINISDLYEKGRPKNYLPQSTIQKVYEIYSDWKEEEGISKIISIEEAIRNDYNLSPSRYVAKNNQEEVLPLQEAIVELEEAEEERREADKRLWEILESLRLAI from the coding sequence ATGTGGAATCAAAAGTTTTCGCAAAGTGTGTATGAAAAAGACCCTTATGGTCGCTTTAGCTTTGGCTATCCTCCAGAAAGCTCAGCAGATTGGGGCTGGATTGAGCATATGTATGCAAGTCTAAAAGACAAAGGAAGAATGGCCGTTGTTATTGACACAGGAGCGGTATCCAGAGGAAGCGGGACATCTGGCAGAAACAGGGAAAGGGATATCAGAAAGGTCTTTGTGGACAATGACCTTATTGAGGCAGTTATCCTGCTTCCAGAGAATTTGTTTTATAACACAACTGCTCCTGGTGTTATTATTGTTATTAACAAAAACAAAATCTCAGATAGAAAATCCCAAATCCTTCTTATTAATATCTCTGACCTTTATGAAAAGGGAAGACCCAAAAATTACCTTCCTCAAAGCACCATTCAGAAGGTCTATGAGATATATTCAGATTGGAAAGAGGAAGAGGGCATAAGCAAGATTATCAGTATAGAAGAAGCCATAAGGAATGACTATAACTTAAGCCCCTCAAGATATGTAGCAAAGAATAATCAGGAAGAGGTTTTGCCACTGCAAGAGGCTATTGTTGAGCTTGAAGAAGCAGAGGAAGAAAGAAGAGAGGCAGATAAAAGGTTGTGGGAGATATTGGAAAGTTTGAGATTGGCGATTTGA
- a CDS encoding restriction endonuclease subunit S, producing the protein MDYRYKFYIETKFIETSLGEIPQDWETYYLGEKAIFEVGKREKGGSLEKGDILSLGCEHIDNNGNISLKNPKYISSEFFNKMKKGKINLFDILLCKDGAKTGKVAYIKNLPIEKMAINEHLFIIRSKDDDLLNHFLFFVLFSGIGQKQIKSFYHGLIGGINKSQIENLKIVNPPLSEQKAIAYVLSTIQEAKDRGSD; encoded by the coding sequence ATGGATTACAGATATAAATTTTATATCGAAACAAAATTTATAGAAACATCACTTGGTGAAATACCTCAGGATTGGGAAACATATTATTTAGGTGAAAAAGCAATCTTTGAGGTTGGAAAAAGAGAAAAGGGAGGTAGTTTAGAAAAGGGAGATATTTTAAGCTTGGGTTGCGAACATATTGATAATAACGGTAATATTTCTCTTAAAAATCCAAAATATATTTCCTCAGAATTTTTCAATAAGATGAAAAAAGGAAAAATTAATCTGTTTGATATTCTTCTATGTAAAGACGGAGCTAAAACGGGTAAGGTTGCATATATTAAAAATCTTCCTATCGAGAAAATGGCAATAAATGAACATTTATTCATTATTCGATCAAAAGATGATGATTTATTAAATCATTTCTTATTTTTTGTTCTTTTTTCTGGAATAGGACAGAAACAGATTAAAAGTTTTTATCACGGTCTAATCGGTGGGATTAATAAATCGCAAATCGAAAATCTTAAAATCGTAAATCCCCCTCTTTCCGAACAAAAAGCCA